From the genome of Takifugu rubripes chromosome 10, fTakRub1.2, whole genome shotgun sequence:
CATCATCCTCCACTTCtgcctcatcatcttcatcctctgccGTCACGTCTTCTACTATGTCTTCGTCCACAGCCTCggcctcctcatcctcagtcAGGTCCTGGGCACTCACCTCTGGACCTGATGGTTACAACAGAATTCTCAATTACATCTGTATATGAAAGGCTACTCTAAAATGTCTTATAAACCTTTCGTATGGCAataatattttttcttttaagccGAATCAGTGCAGCCCCGAGATTAATCAGAATCTATCAATACCCCAGATTTATTATcacaaatttaatgtttaaacagATTTGCAGTGCAGGATGACCGACAAAAACAATTGTTGCTTTGTTTCAATCAAACGATTTGTGGCCACTTTGGGCTAATTGGGGAGGCCACTGAGGACTGATCACAAGTTAATTTCCTTCAGAAGCAAGAAACTGACTCCAAGTTGTTAGCTTCTCCGTTAGCAACGAGCTTACAAGCACACCACATAATACAATTTGGTGCAACATTCGTCCTCAATATATTTATTGGAATACATTACAGCATCAACTCCGGCGCAATTACGTTTAGAGGTTTTAATACGCGTTTGGGTGCAGTTAAAACATTACCGGAACCAGATAGCCTTGGTGCTAACGGCTACATTGAGACACTAAGGACACGTCAGTGTAAGCAGGAGTAAACATTACCGCACTAAGGTCAATCGAAGACAACCACACTAACATTACACATTTGTTGAAAACATACAGCCTTAGTGAACGAAATAAATTTAGAATAAGAGAAACCAACTTTTGGCAACTCATGTCTGAGGAAGGATGGCCTTTACTCTTTTCAAAGCAGCTAGTTAGCTAATAGGCTAATAGCCCCATGTTAAACCCAGCAGCTAATTATAAAATGTCTTTCCTTTGTAGAAAGCCTTCATAAAGACTTACCTTTAATGAGTAAGGACGCTGGGAACGCTaacaaaaccagcagcagcaacttcgGTAGAAATTTCATCATTTTATAGTCGAAATCAGTGCGTTTTCATTCAGTGTTGGTCAGACCAGCGACAGCGTCGGACTATGTAGGAGGGTGCACCGCTGCTTCCGGTTTGGTCACTTCCGCGCATGCGCACATCACACTGGCCGGAACGAGTTATAACAAATGTTGCCAAATTCCGAATTCTGTCTGATCAAGACTTAAACGACGAAACGACTTGTTAAACGACAAAGATGCACCTGAAACTGAGCTCAGGACCTTCCAAATCCAAGGAAGAAATTAATCGCATTAAATGGGAAGTAGTTCAGACACAACACCGGAAGTGGAGTGGCTGCAACAGACGCCCCCAAACCAGACCCgtacttttatttttactccaAAAAATTAATCTGTCCTCGgttaatatatatacatatgtgtaaaagatttttaataaataatctTAAATAATCCCAGATGCTTTAAAGCGAATGGCGTGGCCAGCTCAATTTAGGGAAATAGTACTCTTTATTATATCATTTTAGACCAAGATTATTTCAcgtttttattaaacaaacacattttattgtcaaattatattaatataacacattacaCTGCAATTAATACATACAAAACAAATGAGAGTGATGTATAAATTCAAAAACGTAATGATTTTACTCTAATCTGTGTTAACATACAAACTAAATCCAGACTGGTAACATTTAGAGGCCAAGCTTATCTTCAGAAAGCAACACAATGAACATAATGATTTTAGTAAGTATAATCCTATTGTCTTTAGCTTTTATTACAAATAAatagacaaaataaaaacagctgtcaGGACATGCCTTAGTTTAAATCTacacagcaggaaatgaaaaactaaaaaataccaaaaaaacaaaaacagattcaGACCTGTTGAAACATGTGTGGTTTACATAAAGGAGAATTTATGAATAAAGGTGACACACAGATGTCTGTTCAGATTATATAAACTGAGGTGAAAttaggaagaaaatggaaaacattaCAAAACTGAGTCAATGTTCTAATGAAAGAATAATTTGATATTAAAATTGTTCTTTACACAGGTTAGCATAGCATGAATATCCGACGCTCAAAATGAAACAACCCAAACACACGAACATGAATTTAAACTCGCAACCATGACAGATCTTGAAACGTGTTGACTTTAATTATTGGGTCTCTTGAACATGTTAAAAGTTTTCATTTCACCACGTTGACCTTAACGCTTCCTTTGGTTGATCATTCTGAGCACAAACACGTCAGAATTGAAGATTAAATTTGATTTACTCGTCTTTCCTTCCTCTGAATTCAGCCACCAAAGCTCCAAACTTAACATAAATACAGCTCTGCGAATAAAACCAGGTTATCCTTAAATGAAAACCACCCATCAGCAACATTAAATGAGGAATCATCTAGATTTTGAAGGGCATTAATCCAATCAGATTCACTAGAGGGCTGTAAAATGTGCCTGccagagaggatgatgggaaataaAATCATCAGAGAAAGCGACGAGTGATGTTAAATTTTAGTTTAGGACCAATGGGAGATAACGAGGTTCCATGAAAGAATGAATTTATTGCCAAACCACATTCTGACATCTGAGAGAGtgacaagttttttttttttaaattccaaaaaGGTTCTGCGTCGTCTTCCTgtccaaacatttaaaaaaaactgctttaacCATTAAATTTCCTCTGTGCCATTTTTAATGAGATGCGATGTGTCATGAGTAACACACTCTATTACTCTCTTCTCATCTACACTTTCATACATCAATCATTTCCCCCAGTTTTTGTCAAATTTAGTGGCACTGCTTTTCCTCAGTATTAATGTTTCAGGGGTTTTTCAGGTGCTCCTCAGCTCCAACCTCTAACCAGGACCTGTAAAATAGGGTATCAACAGCATGcgcttcctctcctgctcctctcccacaGATCTTCCCCCTGAGCCgcctccagtcctcctcctccccagaaGATCCTCGCTCCTCTAGTTGTAACTCTCAACATAATTGGCCGGCAGCATGCCCGACTTGCCGGTTCGCTGCACAGTGCCGTACATCCAGCCCTCGTCGATCGGCTGAGCATTGATAATGACGTCACCGTCGCGGAAGGAAACCTCGTCGTGGTCCTGAGCTGCGTAGTCGTACAGCGCCCGATAGACGCGCTGCAGGAACAACAACAGAGTTTGGACACCGAAGAAAACCACATTTGCTTCTTTCTTGCTGCATTCGTGGTGCTCAGACCACAGTTTGGGGATCAACGGGCCGAAGGGGCcgacgcatcacttcctgtttcacttgCTTAAGTGAGGTTTCGTGCTGAACCTACCGGGGTGGCTGCGTGCGGAGGGGAGGTGACGGATCTGACAGAGGACATGCTGGTCTGGTGCATGTAgccatggtgctgctgctgcagctgcactcCCTGATGATAAGCTCCAGGAAGCAccggagctggaggaagaaaaaagccaCACAGTTAAAAAGACTCTTCTGCTGTGAGCACAGAAGTTCAGGGTTGTGATTCCACCTGTTAAAACATTACAAATGTGTTAATTTTGGATGAGAGAACTCAGAAGATGAATGACACCAGCTGGGCTACCGggtgtgttggtgctgctgccgtcccagaggtcagaggtcaacgaGCTGAGAGACTGAGACTGCTGCGAGTGCTGTCTGCTCAATGTGCGGTTGGCCCGCTCTAACGGGGCGCAGAATTCATCCGGCGCCGACGACACGTCCAGGGGAGAACAGAGAGAATTCAAGGTTGCAGGAAAATACAGACGCGGCCGAACTGAGACGTGCAATTACAAACCGTCTCACTCATGTTAATCAAACTGGGCCAAAACGTGCACAAAGTCACTGCACACGCCCTCCAGGAATCATTCATTTAACAGAAAGAGGCTTTAAAGCCGAGGTGACTGATGTTAGATCACTTTCCCAGCACAAAAGCAAGAGAAGGTGAAGCAGAAAGGCAGCGGAGACTGTGAGGGGACCACGGGGCGTTAATGACCACGGGCGTATTATCTGAATGGGAGGGGGGCTCGGCTGGACTACCAGACATCCTACGAAGACTAATGGACTGTATGTTGTCCTCCAGTGGGTCGAAGTCAAAGATGGAGCCGGGGTCTGtcctccacaccttcaggtcTTCAGAGAGGACAACCTTGTGTCACAACAACGTGGACGCAGCCGAACCAGGCGACGTGGGAGAGAATCGTACGTGACCAGGAAACAAGCGATAGGTGGACTCACTGACCCACTATGATGCCTCCGGGTCGCCTGTCCAGCTCCATCGACTGTGGGTGGATTCCTTTGCCGTAACCGCTCTCCCCCATCATCTGATTGGCCCGCTGGTAGCGATCCATGCAAGGATTTTCCAGCCCTGGTGCGCAGCCCCGTCCACGCGTCCGCTCAAAGTCCTCGTGGTACTTGGCCTGTTAGAAGAAACACACATCAGTGAAGAAAATAATGCAGACAaggtctctcacacacacacacacacagacacacacagccagagcaTTTGGTCAGTGAGCAAACAAAAGATTTGGATGTTTGGACACATGACATTCTGTAAGCTGCCACCCAGGTTTCTGTTAGCATCGGTGTGTCAGTGGTGCCACGTCACTCATGTTAGCTCCTCCCACAGCCAGGCAGGAAGGATGACGGCCAGCCAGCTACCATTGAGACCACTTCCTGTGACCTCCTGACACGCCTGTATTCAGGCGTGTCCAGCTCAGTGCAGCTCCGCCCCTTCACTTCCTGGAGGCCTCGCTGATACTTCACCTGTCGGTGGGAAACAGAACATGAAAGAACCCGAGACTCAggctgcgtgtgcgtgtttgtgtgtgtcttgcCGAGCTGATGTTCTCCTGGTTTTGTTTGACTCGCTCTAGCTCGGGTGTGTGTCCGAGGCTGCGGGCCTTCTGTGCCCTCTGCTTGTAtttcacctgcagcagagatCAAAGCCTCTGTTATTCTGCTCTCTGATAACATGGATGCTACGGGATGATGTCGGGTGCTACGTGTGCGTCTCCTCACTGAGCTGATGTTCTCCTGGTTACGTCGGACTCGCTCCATCTCAGGTGTGTCTGTGACAGCGGTGCCGCTGCCCACTTCCTCTCGATACTGGACCTGGGCAGAGAGGACGTATGCTGACGTACTCTTTAGGAGAGcgtagaggtcagaggtcgaggCAACTCAATTCAAACATATAATAACCttaataatacaataattatGAACGTAGTTACGTCATGTCACAGATGCGGCAATCAAAAAATGATTGGAGATTCGTAAAAGAGCAACTTCTGATGAAGCAAGTGGTGAATTTGCTTGTGCTGTATCCACTCCTTAATGTACTCAACATAGGAAGTTTAAGGGCATACTTGGCTGATCTTCCTGCTGTTCTCCCTGGCCAGGATGATCTCGGGCGTCTCTGTGCTCGAGGACATCAGGCTCTGCGTCAGCTTGGAGTCCCAGCTGTAGCGCAGCTAGGGGGCGACAGAGAGCTGAATGACTACTGTGATTGTGGTGGTTATTGCACATTTGTGGTTCTGTGAACGGCTCACAGCACAGAACAAAACTGGCGGCTCACAGAACTGATGTGCTGCTGATTGGATTTCACTCGCTCCATTTCAGGTGTTTGTGCACCCAGACAGAAGCGTCCCTTCAGACGCTCAGCTTCGTCTTTGTATTTCTTCTGTAAGGCCAGAGGAAACTTCATCAcaaacaccccccacacacgcacgcacgcgcacacacacacacacacacacacacacctggctgtAGACATCTTTCAGGTAGGAGGCGTGCAGCAGGTCAGGGGTGTCCATTACTGTCCCATATGAGTTttctctgagctgctctgtCTGCTTATAAGATTTCTgtaacacaaacaaacacagttaACGTTCAATAACATCCTGATGACATGAAATCTCTGTATCACTGATTATAAAATCAGAACTGCAGCCATTAGCTGAGCTTCTGGACCAGGACTGGACTCAGAGACAGTTTTGGTTATAATAGAAGCTTTATGAATAATGATGAATTTGAAGGTTTGAAGATCCCAGATACAGAGAAACagttttaaatgcttttaaaaaattgAATTTAGGATATAAAACTATTTTCTACTGAGCTCTGTCAGTCAGGAGCACAGGGGGAGGGACAGAGCAGAAGACCCTTGTTGTCCATGAGAGCAGGAAACTGAACAACAGAATTCTGTTCAACAGGGATGGATGCtacaacaggaagtagaagaGATTCTAAAGGAATCTGTGTGATGGAACATCTTCAAAAACAGTAGAGATgcgcataaacacacacactcaaaaacaatcaaaaatcGTTCCGTAtcttttagaaagaaaaaagtcacCTCGCTCTGGATCTCTGAGGCTCTTTTGGCTCTTTGTATCTCCAGAACTCCTGCACTCAACTCCATGCCTTTACCCACAATCTCCTTCTCCAGATCCTTGCGGTAGTGCTTctacagaccccccccccccacacacacacacacgtgcacatacacaaATTAGAGAgagaacatttgcattttttagcAAGTGTCTGTGTGCATCACCTCATTCAGTATCTGATTGGCATTTTTAACCCTCAGCAGCTCAGGCGTTTCCTCCAACCCTACACCagataagccccgccccttcacttcctgttccaggtcTTTCCTGTAAACCTTCTGTATACAGACAAATAAAGGCATTTAAGCAGATCTGcatctctttgtgtgtgtgtgtgtgtgtgtgtgtatgtatgtctTACCTCACTCAGCAGGCTGCTAGCATGGCAGGCTGTGATGTATGCTGGTGTTTGGTCTATGTCGACTAAAGCTTTGCCCTTTATCTGCTCCTCATAGTCTTTTCGATACTCTTTCTAAgaaaccagcacacacacacacacacacacacacacacacacacacacacacacacacgtactgtGTATCAAAATCATTATCTTCTTTGTTCCTTCCAGCCTGGTGAATATTTGCTCAGTAAATTAGGCACGAACTCAAGTTCCTTTAAGAAAGAAATTTGATGTTTGCTCCAGAAAACATTGACCTGCTCCTTTATTCACTTTTAAGGACAACGTGCTGCTCTTCCAAAAGAACACTCATTATTAATTCAAATGTGTGTCTGAGAGGCTGATTCTGTTTCAGCTGAAAGATAAAACACGCTCACGCAGGTTGGTGCTACGCCGTCTCGTTAAGAAAGTGGCTTTTCTTTACCTCACTTTGCATCTTTTGTGCTTCTTTAGAAACTCTATAAGCTTCGGTGTCTCCAAACTCCATCTGAGAGCTTCCTTTGCTCCGCTCAAACTCTTCTCTGTATTTCACCTTCACCAACACAGACAGTTGTGATTTTGGACGAGTTCTAAGAGTCGTTACGGCCTTAAACAGGGTGAGAAATTGTCTTGTGCCTGTCAGATTACATAAATGGGCACCTGACTGTGCAGCACTGCGTTCTCCTTGTGGTGGAGCTGTTCCGCTGTGTCCACAACCAAGTGGTACTGAGCCTTTGTCTGCTCATACTTCTTCTTATAGTGcacctgaagacacacacagatcagaatGGATACAGGTGACATCAGCAACAGCGTCACGCCTGTGACCCCGCGTGTGTCCTACGTTGCTCTGCAGCTTGCTGGCATACAGAGCgtgttccagctgcagcaggttcgGCAGGTCTGAAGAACCTTCTTGCTTCTGGTCCTTGCTGGCTTTGTACTTCACCTGGACACCAAAAAGAGACGAGAGACCACCTGATTTCACAGGACTGAGACTGGTCTCTTAACGTCCTGTAGCCAAACCGTGTTAGTACGAGAGGCTTCCTACATTTCTGAGATCTGTCCTGATCAAAGAGCTGATCTCTAATAATCACATTATGTTGATCTTCTGCATGCAAACGTGCAAGCGGGGCTTCAGCCCTTCCCAGAGGAATTCACCAAAAACGTCACGCACTCATTCAAACAGCAAAGAGAGATTTTACGTGTTTCTGACAGGACAAGAGGACAGCACCATGGTTATTACTGGGCTCCCGTCTTTAATTGTTGGCTCCCTTTGAGCCCACATTTGTTCCAGATTGAGTCAAAACGCTTCCTATGCATCCTAATGAGTGTCTCTGCCACCGCGAGAGGCTTTGAGCAGCCGCCAGCTTTAACACAACAAGCTGTTACGTAATACTGTGACAGTGGTTGTGTGGGCAACGGGTGTGCGCATGCATGCATACGTGCAcggatgtgtgcatgtgtatttcTTAGTGTGaggatataaatatatataaatgaatAATCACATCTATGCAACGAAGAACAAAGAAGTGGGTGCATCTGGTATTGTGCGTTCTTCACCCTCAGCTGCTCCCATTCACACAACTTTCTTTATTTGTCTCAAAGCTGCTATGGCAACTCCACACAACcttttgggagggggggattGGAGGGGAGataggacagaagaggacaggatCTCGCACCTGACtggccagagcagcagcagcctgaatgTGTTTGAAGGAGAGACATTCCAGAGGGTTGTAATGAGGCCGCTGGCCCTTTAAGTGCTTGTCGAAACCCTCCTTATACTtcacctgcaggacaggaatCACACCATCAAcccagtgcatgctgggtatATTGCATGATTTGGTCTGTGTGTTTCACCTGGCTGGTCAGTTTGGAGGCTTCCTTTGCATGATTGATGTCAGTTCTGGCCAAGAGGGAACTGTCATTGTAAACTGGCAGCTTGTTCGTATTCTTATACACAACCTgtgaacatgcacacaaacacacacacaatgtagGGCACTCTTACGTAATGTCAGTTCAATGTTTGCGGCAGCGTGCTTTCTATAATTAATCAGCACTTGACTCAGAACAGCTGAAGAACAGGAACACTGTGAAAAGCAACACTggacctcacacacactcacacacacacacacacacacacacacacacacacacacacacactcacacacacacacacacacacacacacacacacacacacacacacacacacacactcacatcactGGCCAGTTTAGCTGCATTGGTGGCACTGATGATGTCAGGTCTGTCAGCCATCATGCTGAAGTGATGAagctcctcttttccttttctgtagTTGACCttcggccagcagggggcgacataTACAAAAGTTAAACATTACCCTATAAAGGTCACGAACTAGAAAACATATTACCCCATCAGTGTAACGCACTACTGCTAATGATCCTATTGAGAGGTGAATTCAGAGATCTTGGCTATCAACCAGTATTTAGTCTCTCTGGAAGGGGGATCATCTAAACTGGTTTTGTGTCTGTCAGCTGCTTTTGATCCACTGGACATGAGTGGTGTACAAATGTGTTGTCACTTACGTTGCTCTGGTGCTTGTTGACCTCTGTGGCGTGCGCCACCTCCGGCAGCATTTTCATGCTGGTGAAACTTGATTTCCCTTTTTCCCGATTGAACTTCTCCTTGTAGAATTTCTACAGATATGAGAAGAAAGGtgactttttcatttttatggctTCAAACATCCTTAATAACAACTATAGTGTCATAAAGTGACACCTGAAGAGACACTGGACTCTGACTCCACACTGGTTTACCTGTAAGTCCAAACTCCAGCTCCGTTAACACATTTCACATAAAGCTCACTGATTAAAGTTAAatcacagctttaaaaatgtaaagcaGAACAGGATTTGTCGGCACTGCGGTGCTTTATGCTCCAGTTAGTGTCAGATTGCTCGGTCAATAGAAAGGAAACCTAAAAGCATCTGACAAATTTACCCCGAGGTAACATTTTCTGCCCTTGTGGGGCGGCCGACATTCACGTGAGCCCCCGCTCAACGTTCACCGTGCTGAGCTGCACGTAAACAACACATAACATGAATATGAAGAGGTGCATTGGAACTAGTGAATGATTAATaaataacaaacacacaacaagcaAATTTATATTAGGTTAATTTTCTGATTTCacatgaggagtgtgtgtgtgtgtgtgtgtgtgtgtgtgtgtgtgtgtgtgtgtgtgtgtgtgcgtgtgacggCAGTAGGTCAGTGTCCATGTCCTCGGGCTGTAGAACAGCTGTTCTTTCACACAACGCCCCGCCTGTACAGCGTCATGGCTGTTTAAATGCACAGATATAAAACACTGACAGGTTTGATTGGTGCAGAAACTCACGTCGCTCTGAGTCTTTGTCAGCTCCTTGGCAAAGACGGTCTCGATGGTTTGGGGCATTTGGGCGTACAGGCTGCAGCTGGCGTCTTTCTTACTCCCCTCTTTGTACAATTTCTACAAAACATGTTTTAAGTGGATATGAAAGGTCAGAATATTTCCCTGGAGGAAAACCATTGTTGCCTGTCCAACACGCGGCAAGTTACAATTCTacatttcaggaaaaaaaaggtgaatTCTAAATCAGATTAAAACAATTCGATTTTTGACACAGGACTCAGGACCAGAAGAGATCAATTCATCTGTAACTTgcataattaattaattacaaaATAGGAAGTAAACAATGGTGAACACAGCTAAGACAGCTGTAATTACCTAAGACCACATTTCCCAGAAGCCTTAGTGTTTGACAGTGGGAAACAAATTAAGTTTAAAGATGACATTTCTGGTATTTGCGTGTTCAtgggttgtgtttgtttgttttgtgcgcccgtgcgtggtgtgtgtgtgtgtgtgttgtgtgcatgtgtgtgtgcgtgtacctCGCTGCACAGCTGACTCTGTTCTTTAGCATGTTGCATTTCTTTGGTCTCAGGCAGCAGAGAATAAAGACAGTTGACCAGCTGGTTCTTCCCAGTCTGCCTGTATTTTAACTGTAAACAGAACCAcgtgtggtcacatgaccacgtgtggtcacatgaccacgtgtggtcacatgaccatccCGTCAGTCTGACGTGAGTTTCAAAAAAATCACGAAAGAGTGAAACATGATTCTGAGAAGAACCTGAAAGAAATCTTTGAAAGAAGATTCAACCAAGACAATAAAGATGAGCAAAGAGTAAAGTTGAATTCTATTTGCTTGGATGAGCCTAAAGAAAAATACCGAGTCAAATTCCAGTTTCTCACCTCACTGTGAGTTTCAGCCATTTCTTTGACAAACTGAGTCTGCAGCGTCTCCGGTAGCAGAGAGAAGAGCGTGTTGGGCagatcctctctgtccttcttGTACTTTGTCTAATAGATGTAAAACAAATCTGTAAAGACGGCAAACGTCAGTAATGCTGAGGCGATCTGATGGCAACAGGCCGTCACCTGACTCTGCAGATCAGAGATCTGCTTCACAAACTCCGTCTGGCTGGTTTCTGCCATCCGATGAAAAACACCGCTGCTGAGCTCCCGCCTGCCTTTCTGCTTGTATTTGTTCTGCAACACACATTCGGGTAGGTGGGTTCTACACTTCCATATTCATTTGTGCCACTGGCACCTTCACACGTACCTCGCTCTGAAGCTCCGTGGCGGCTTTAGCGAGCTTGATCTGTTCGCTGTCGGCCATGGTGGCGTACAGGCTGGAGCGGAGCTCTCGTTTACCCTCCTGATATTTTATCTGCATATCACAAAGGCAACAACAGTTCTAATCAAACCCATcgtctgaaaataaaaaaacaagatcTTCAGAGTTTCTGGACAAATCAAAGGAAGCAACTGAGAAGGTTTTACATGATTTTAAAGGGGGAACGGTGAGCGGACTCCAACGTGTACCTGACTCTGCCGCTCGCTGGCCTCTTTAGCGTGTAGCGTCTCCAGCGTTTCGGGGAGCTGGTGGTACAGGCAGGTCTTTGCTTCCTTCCTGCTGGCCTCCCTGTACTTGGACTGTGAAGCACATTTCCAGGCAGACATGGCGGTGAAATCAGTTCAGTGATGAACTGGAAGAGCAGCCCACTGATGTAAAACAACGTGGACGCCAGTCTCACCTCACTCTGAAGCTCGGCGACGGTCTTGGCGAGCTGGGTTTCAGCAGTTTCTGGCAGCTGTGAGTAGAGGCTCCGAGAAAGGCTCCTCAGCCCTTCCTCCTTGTATTTATTCTGGACGGGAAACATTCAGAGCCGGAATTAAGGGAAACTTTATTGATGTTTAATGATAAAACTGTGAAAACAAGCGGCCTCTCTCGCAGCGGTCAAGAGAAGGACTTTCTAGTTTACTCCCATGGATAATTGGGGGTCATCAGCATAACAGAGACAGAACCAGCAACGATGAATCGTCACCTGTGGTGGTTACCTCGCTCTgcagggcggccatcttggcaGCAAGCTGAGTCTCGGCCGTTCGCGGCAGCTGAGCGTACAAACTGGACGACATCAGCTTCTTTCCACTCTGCTTGTACTTGTTCTACAGGAAACAGGGTCCAACCAGCTGACATGGACTGATGCTTCCCAAGGAGCTCCACGTGGCAACTAAGACTCAATGCTTCACATCTGGATCGACACTAGACTCTCACAGGTTCTTTCATCATCAAGCCTTTATCGATGAttctaaaatgtatttttgtaacCTGCCGAATAGCAAGAACCTTAAATAAAGAGTGCGTTTACCTCGCTCTGCAGCTCCGTCACCTCTTTAACGCGCTGCGTCTCCAGAGTCTCAGGCAGGTGATGGTACAGAGACGTGGAGGCTTCTTTCTTTACTGCTTCCTTATACTTAATCTAAAGGGTTAAAACAAATCGCAATGCTTCACAGTTCTCAGGAGAAGACACAAACTGAAGTGCCAGGGTGGGTGACCAACAGAgagcacaggaggaggaggagggagcgagagcgagcgagggggagagagagagtctgaAATATTTCTGATAAGAAAACCAGAAAAAGCAACAGTGTTCAGATTATCTGAGGTGTTTGTGACAGAACAAGTCTTTGTCTCACCTTCATGTCTCCTCAGGAAACACAACGGACAGCAGGAACTGAACTATTTTTACTGCTATTAATTAGTAATAATATATTACAATATGGTGTACACACAAGTATCATCATTGGCTCCAGCGAGAAAATtcttaaatgtttgatttgtcAATGCTGTAAAAGCTATTTTGCCTGTCTTATACCTGTTATGACGAAATACAACTTAATATAATCATTCTGAAAGCCTGTGCGTGCTTGTTTCTCACCTCACTGTGAGTTTCAGCCATTTCTTTGACAAACTGAGTCTGCAGCGTTTCCGGTAGCAGAGAGAAGAGCGTGTTGGGCaggtcctctctgtccttcttGTACTTTGTCTTCAAGCAGAAAAATCCACAGCACATTAGATAAATATCCTTAATGTCTACGTCCTTAAATGTCAACACCGGTACGATCTCCGTGTGATGCACCTGTAGACCGTCAGAATGATGCGTTCATGGTCCTCACCTCGCTCTGTAT
Proteins encoded in this window:
- the LOC115251268 gene encoding nebulette-like; translation: MDRYQRANQMMGESGYGKGIHPQSMELDRRPGGIIVDLKVWRTDPGSIFDFDPLEDNIQSISLRRMSERANRTLSRQHSQQSQSLSSLTSDLWDGSSTNTPAPVLPGAYHQGVQLQQQHHGYMHQTSMSSVRSVTSPPHAATPRVYRALYDYAAQDHDEVSFRDGDVIINAQPIDEGWMYGTVQRTGKSGMLPANYVESYN